A region of the Desulfomicrobium macestii genome:
ATGAGGGGGGCCGTTGTGGCGGTTGTGGCAAGGAAATCCAAGCGGCGGTTCAGTTCGAACAGGATTTCCTCCCCGGCGACCAGGGCGCGTTCCTCGCGTTGCCGAGGCGTGCCTTTTGTGAGCAGAGCGGCGAAGAATTTGGTGAAAAACGGAGTGTTGTTTTCCACCAGTTCAAGCGCGCTGTTTTTTTTGTCATGGAGGAGCATATCCAGAATGGCCGCGAGCATGTCGCGGCTCGGGAATCGTGTCGTGGTGAATATCACGAAGCGTTCTGCCATGACTGCGAGAGCTGCCACGGATATGGCGAGAAGCGGCCAGATCATTGGGCCGCCCTGCTGGAACAGGTTCATGTGTGCGCCTCCTGAAGTGCCGCGAGCGGGGAGAGATTCATGTTTTTGCCGATGGCGAC
Encoded here:
- a CDS encoding MotA/TolQ/ExbB proton channel family protein codes for the protein MNLFQQGGPMIWPLLAISVAALAVMAERFVIFTTTRFPSRDMLAAILDMLLHDKKNSALELVENNTPFFTKFFAALLTKGTPRQREERALVAGEEILFELNRRLDFLATTATTAPLMGLLGTVMGMISAFSRLANSGNVDITMLAGGIWQALLTTGAGLGIAIPSLLAHRWLLRQHEKTAFAMQQTAALILDQIPAADEP